Proteins from a single region of Parambassis ranga chromosome 16, fParRan2.1, whole genome shotgun sequence:
- the LOC114449045 gene encoding trypsin-2-like encodes MRSLVFALLLGAVFATEDDKIVGGRECVPHSQPHQVSLNAGYHFCGGSLVNKHWVVSAAHCYKSKMDIVLGDHNRWFMDGNEQIIPAARVIPHPNYESWLVNNDIMLIKLSTPATINQYVQPVALPTSCTPAGTMCTVSGWGVTMSSSADSNRLQCLDIPILSDEDCNNSYPGMITEAMFCAGYLEGGKDSCQGDSGGPVVCNRELQGVVSWGFGCAEKNHPGVYTKMCIFTEWLQSTMATS; translated from the exons ATGAGGTCTCTGGTGTTCGCTCTGCTCCTGGGAGCTGTGT TTGCCACAGAAGATGACAAAATAGTTGGAGGGCGCGAGTGTGTACCTCATTCTCAGCCCCATCAGGTGTCTCTGAACGCTGGCTACCACTTCTGTGGTGGCTCCCTGGTCAACAAACACTGggttgtgtctgctgctcactgctaTAAATC TAAAATGGACATCGTTCTTGGTGATCACAACCGTTGGTTTATGGACGGCAATGAACAAATCATTCCTGCTGCTCGTGTCATCCCTCATCCCAACTACGAGTCCTGGCTGGTAAACAATGACATCATGCTGATAAAGCTGAGCACACCCGCCACCATCAACCAGTATGTGCAGCCTGTGGCTCTGCCTACCAGCTGCACCCCTGCCGGCACCATGTGCACAGTCTCTGGTTGGGGCGTGACCATGAGCTCCT CTGCTGACAGCAACAGACTGCAGTGCCTGGACATCCCCATCCTGTCTGACGAGGACTGTAATAACTCTTACCCTGGCATGATCACTGAGGCCATGTTCTGTGCTGGATACCTGGAGGGAGGCAAGGACTCCTGCCAG GGTGATTCTGGTGGTCCAGTTGTGTGTAACAGGGAGCTGCAGGGTGTTGTGTCCTGGGGTTTTGGTTGTGCAGAGAAAAACCACCCCGGTGTCTACACCAAG ATGTGCATATTCACAGAGTggctgcagagcacaatggCCACCAGCTGA